Sequence from the Vigna radiata var. radiata cultivar VC1973A unplaced genomic scaffold, Vradiata_ver6 scaffold_604, whole genome shotgun sequence genome:
atatatatatatatatatatatattattaatatgttttaaaaatatagtactAGACAGTGAAAAAAACACGTAACAAAAAGAAtctaaattcaataaaagaaaacaataagagGGTAAAAAAAGTGGATTTTGCTTGCTTTGCCTATGGGACTGGCAAAGAAGTGAAGCAAACATCTAATACGTGATCCAAGTGTCATCTTGGCCCCACCATGCATTCATGAAAAATCGGATcttggaataattttttattagaaaaatgatataatgtttttaatgtaaaattaataaagtttgaGCAATGAAAACATTTAGTGGAAGTGGGTATACATCAAAAGAAGGAGTAAATACACAACTCCTACTAGCATTCAAGTCAAAGCAATTACACCTTAAAGTTCTCTCTATGTTTCACAGAATCACTAGtttataaaagtgatttttaaggtttaaatatttttcatttctaaaattttaaatcactgtgtttttagtttttataaaatagaaaaagtctctttaataattcttttttgacaattttttgataatgtgacagtttgtgattgatccgtttcaaatatttttttagaataaattcaaacagaccaataaaactgtgacacgtgtcctgttgtaaaaaaatgttaaaaaagaattgttaaaatatcattctccttataaaatatatcaaacttTCCAGACTTATCGTGCTTCACTCCAGCATTGTTTTGCTGGGCTACATAGTTTAGCATAAGAATTAGTTGGGCCCAAAAACATATAAAGTAGTGTAAGTAAAATTCTTGGCCCATATTGTCacattttctccttttattgTTGTTGGACTGAATTTTTTGGGCTTCTGTTATTCTCAGTTCACTTACTACTAAGCTCACaccctaatttaaaaaaaaattaaaattgtaagttACTCTACTCCTAATCCCATCACTCTTAGAAACTCCTCTTACACATCTTCAACCTCCACCTGCatcttcctttctcttttctatGGCAATCTTCTCCCTTTCCATCTCTTCAATTCACACCATATTCCCATTTTATATCTGTTACAttcatgtttttcctttttcatgcAAAATTATGTCAATATAGCTAAGTTTGAttctacaataaataataataaaatatctattattatgaatatttcTAACTTTTAAATCCACAAAAAACacatctttcttttaaaaaaaaaaatataggtcAAAGAGAATATTTTAAACCCTAAATAAACATCAATACTATTTTAAAAGCGACATAAAAGTTAAATCTTTAACCaagttagttattttttataacttaattttgttCTTACTTAAAAACATGAGATAAGGAGACATACAggattcaaatattatttacatgATGATTTTTTGTAATGATTTTACGGAAACAATAAAAGTTTGAGATGATTTGCTTAacgttaatttaatttattttgcacCACTCTGCATGTTAGAGAAAAacttatttgaatatataaagtattaaggagaaataattttttattttaataccgGAATTCAATTTGTAACACTATCACATAGAAACATATTCTTagatcataaattaaattatgtaattaataaacttaaaaataataatttgtacatGTTTAAAAGTGAAACTCAAAATAAGAAACGACAGTGGTAGAAGGTTCCAGAAGAAGCGTACTCGCATCCCAGAAGTCTCTAGTCTCTCTCAGGCGCTTTACATCTGATATAAGCCCTTCCCCACTCTCGACACAACCAAATTCATTCCTTTTTTTAACCCAAACCAACCTTACTCCCTCCTATGGCCGACGACGCCAAAGCCAAGGGCAACGCCGCTTTCGCCGCCAAGGACTACGCCACCGCTATTAGCCACTTCTCCGACGCCATCGCCTTGGCCCCCGACAACCACGTCCTCTATTCCAACCGATCCGCCGCGTATGCGTCCCTCAAAAACTACTCCAATGCCCTAATCGATGCCAAGAAGACCGTCGAACTCAAGCCTGACTGGTCCAAGGGCTACAGTCGTCTCGGCGCCGCGCATCTCGGGCTCTCCCAATATGAAGACGCAGTTTCGGCTTACAAGAAGGGCCTCGAATTCGACCCCAACAACGAGCCCCTCAAGGCCGGTCTTGCCGATGCGCAGAAGGCTCTAGCTGAGGCCTCCAGACCCCGCTCCTCCGCCGCCAGCCCCTTCGGCGATGCATTCTCAGGGCCCGAGATGTGGACCCGGCTCACCGCGGACCCCTCAACCAGGGCTTACCTCCAACAGCCGGATTTCGTGAAGATGATGCAGGATATCCAGAGAGATCCTAACAAACTAAACCTGCATTTGAATGACAAGAGAGTCATGCAAGCCATAGGGGTTTTGCTCAACGTCAAGATTCAAACCGCTCCCCCCGGCGACGCTGACATGCCTGATTCGCCCTCTGCGTCCCCGTCCCCGTCCGAGAGGAAGAGAGCCGCGGAAGCCGAACCCGCCAAGCAGCCCGAACCTGAACCCGAACCCGAGCCCATGGATTTGTCTGAGGAGGACAAGAGCGCGAAGCAGAGGAAGGCTGAGGCTCTGAAAGAAAAGGAAGCGGGAAATGCAGCGTATAAGAAGAAGGATTTTGATACTGCAATTCAACATTACACCAATGCTTTGGAGTTGGATGATGAAGATATATCGTATCTCACCAACCGCGCTGCTGTATACTTGGAAATGGGAAAGGTATgctttctgttttttattttttattttgtttgattgagtTTCTGTTGATTTATATTCCTATGGTCATTGTCCACTTTTCTAACTAATAGTAGATTCTGGCGATCTACTGCAATGTTGTTCGGCTGCTTGGTCATATTATTGCATTTAATGTAGTTAGAAATTTGGTTGAAATGTACTGTATTTGAGCATGCTATTATTTCGAATTGCACATACAAGAACAGAAAGTGAGAGAAACGGGATCACCTATAGTTCAAAAGTAACGTTAGAACGATGCTGTTTGTTTAATTAACATctcatttttcaattgaatatttGATCTTTAACTAAATTGAGTAACCTCCGTTATCTAAGCAGCCTCCATAGTTTATTGTAAAATCTGTATTTTCAATGATTGTGCTTCATGCAGTTGAAGATCGAACCACTGAGAACCCAATTGATATACTCtgaataagaataattttttagatgCGATTTCGATATCATCTTATCTATTTACGTGTTTATTATTTTGGTAATATATGTCAGTCGTATAAAATAAGGTAAAAGAACACTTCCTTTAGTAAGTGTTTGTTTAATGTTATGAAGATGATGTATGGTGTCTAGAAATTCTTGCAAACCATTGTCTGTGGTTTAGCCGTCTCATCAAGccaacttattttatttgtataccATTATAGCTTAAGGAAGAATGCGTACTCTAGCATGCATGAATTCATCAAGCCCTCAAAATTTTACCGTAAAATTTCAAGATTACTGGGATTGTGAGTTCGTGTATCCTTTTACTTACATGTGCTGTATGCTTCGGTGTGCACAAAAACTGAACAACTCCAAAGTGTTTGTGACTAATGATACTTGAAATCTTGACCAGGCCATGTTTAGTACGATGCATTTAGAGGATGAAgatgtataaaaattaaagttagtTTTCACGCTGAATATCACAATATCATTACCCCAGTTTTGTTGCTAAAACTTGTGTTGGATGGGAAATTTGGTCAAATTTGTCTTTGATTGTCATTACCGTGTCTCTGAATATCTTCGTAGGGTGTTTGCTTTTATTGGAAGTACACATTAGACTATGGACTTGTGTGAAATAATTTAGAAAGAGTTAAGGATATCCTATATTTTAGTTAGGAAAAGTGATATTCCTCCGAAATTTACGTTCTTACAACAATTCATGTTTTCAGTATGAGGACTGTATAAAAGATTGTGACAAGGCTGTTGAAAGAGGAAGAGAGCTAAGatcagattttaaaatgataGCCAGAGCTTTGACAAGGAAAGGAACTGCCTTGGTGAAAATGGCGAAGTGCTCAAAGGATTACGACCCTGCCATTGAAACATTCCAGAAAGCACTAACTGAGCATCGCAACCCTGACACTTTGAAGAAACTGAATGAGGCTGAGAAGGCAAAAAAAGATCTTGAACAACAAGAATATTTTGATCCAAAGTTGGCTgatgaggagagagaaaaaggtatAACGTCCTTTAGTTGACTCCATGGGCTCTTCATTCGATTTCACCAAGCATTATATCTTCTTTTGAAAGAACTCCTATAACTATATAACCTTTTGATTCCGTCAACTTCTTATTATATACTATGTATTACCGAAACTGCTATGTAGGAAATGAATTCTTTAAGCAGCAGAAGTATCCCGAGGCTGTGAAGCATTACTCAGAGTCTATACGAAGAAATCCGAAAGATCCTAGGGTAATAAATCTATTTGaatataattgataatttaatgGAAAATGGTGGTCTTTCTCTGTCTAAATTCTTCAATGCTTCCAGGCCTATAGTAACAGAGCAGCATGCTATACTAAGTTGGGGGCAATGCCTGAAGGTTTAAAGGATGCAGAGAAGTGTATTGAACTTGATCCAACCTTCGTAAAGGGTTATACCAGGAAGGGTGCGGTGCAGTATTTCATGAAGGAGTATGACAAAGCTTTGGAAACATATAGGGAGGGATTGAAATATGACGCTAACAACCAGGAGTTGCTTGAAGGAATTAGAACGTATGATATTGGTTTACATTTCTGGATTATGTTATAATATTTCTGTTCTTACGTTGAATGCATAATGTTTGCCTAATAATCTAATATTATCCATTTCAGTTGTATACAACAAATTAATAAAGCTAGCCGTGGAGACTTAAGTCCTGAGGAATTGAAGGAGAGACAGGTATGGCTTAATTCTGTACTTTATTAGCTAAATCAAcgtatttaaaaattatgataatttttatatttcgtATTCTTGCAGGCAAAGGCAATGCAGGATCCAGAAATTCAGAGCATTCTCCAAGATCCTGTTATGAGACAGGTttgcttcctttttttcttaaatattagaTGCGTATTTCGGTGGTGAAACAAGAATGAGACGTGCTTATCAGAGTTGGGTATGTACTGTCTATGCAGGTGTTGGTTGATTTCCAGGAAAATCCCAAGGCTGCACAGGAACATACGAAGAATCCTATGGTGATGAACAAGATCCAAAAGCTGGTCAGCGCCGGAATTGTTCAGATGAGGTAAATTTGTGGAAGAAGGGCACGGTTCGTGTGAAAAGCAATCTGCAATTATGTCTTTCAGTGTGACTAGTTTgatatttgaatagatttgattGGGAAAAAAGTTGGGAAATTTTGACTTTTACTACGTTTTGTTTTAGTGGACTTCATATATGATTATCAGGTACACCATTTTAATGTCATTTcgacatgattttattttaattcaaccGGGAGTATGTTGTCGTGCTTTAATTTTCCATGGCTGAATCATTCTAAACCtcttgataaaacaaaattcagGAAATGGAGCATGAGGAGATTTTAAAATGCAGGAAGccattgaatttgttttaatcTATCTTCCAAACTTTTTATCTATAATTTGCTTTGATCAAACTAATCTaatcttttactgttttaaaatctctttatactctttttttctgttatttacATCTTGACTATCAAACAGGGTTTTTGTTGGATGATAAATAAAACCTGTATACTATCTCTGTTTTATGTTTGCCATTAATTAGTTTCTTAATTTCAACCAGCGTGCATGTTCATGACAACAAAGTAATTGATTTTCctgaataaacattttataatcatttttaatcttgtaaaattttaaacGACATTTAAGTAGTTTAAAAGGTAATAATAAGATGAATTTATAACATCATAagttgaaatataatatatcatgtAAGAGCAGACTGATATATGAGGGATTGATTAAGTAGGAAAGTAAATAGAAAAGATGGCACGGGATCTTTGGCTCTAAAAGGCCACTAAATATTGGTTTAAGAATTTGaggtaaataaaatttgtataccAAAATATCAGTTTGCGAAAGCTGAAAGGTAAATGGTTGCAAAGTATCGCTTAAATTCTGAtttcttgttattattatgttttacgATTATAAGAatgtatttttgtgtttttcattttacgATTAGGTATCGtcttaaattattgataaaagtaaattaCCAAAACAATTTGAAAGTAATAGTTAAAGaaaaactcaactttttttaaaaaagcattatttatataaaaacgaAATCCTTCACATTTAAGTTTAAAGGTAGTTGCccatcaattaataataattcacGTCAGAAGTTTTACTTCAAATGAAATTTAAGAACAACattataagaaaacataattcaatgaaagtttatatataaattataagattttaatcatgcatataattattaaaataattatgatgataaaaatatggataaaaaataagaaatggtgttctttatagaaaattagttttgtatattattaattttttgaataattatttcaagaagtaattattatatataattatttaaaatcaatagtttaaattatttaacttttttttttacaagttttctctttttctctatgaaaattttcaaaccaaaattGTTGATTGAACTTTTGTCtttgaacaaaatcatataataattcTTTCTACTACCTACTTAACCTATATCTCAGGATAATTGTCACTGgcaacaataattatatatataagttatttcagaatttataaatgttaatcttttcaacaaacttttctaatttacatatttttagttattgtttaaaatatttgaattcataaataattatttttccaaattattgtgttttatataattatttttaaaaataaatatttttaagataatatttttcgcagtaatttttaaatatttatttttctattcccttctttcatttttatatgaaaagtaaaaaaaataaatatcagtTCAAAATTTGGTCTTCaggtaattaaattttgaattgtactTTTGGTAAAATTACTTCTAGTTAAGATAAGAATCTAAGTCTTCGAGAATCAAATTCTAGACTGCTACAGTAAAACGTGATATTTTTGAGTAATTATCTGACATACtatgttatttagataaaaagaaattaagaatgtactattaaaaataatataaataaattctaacatgaaaaaagaaaaaatatcaaaataaatatttagtattatCGAGAAAAAAATTGCTCCAAAATTTTTGTCTAGTGTACTATATTATGTTACTTGGTGTTCATTCGCGCAAGGTATTGTCGCATGAGAAAAAtcttattaagttttatttctaaaatgtaATTGTTTTGCAAATACTATACATGAACATTGAAATTTAGCTAGACTATATTAATAAACTACAGAATTGAAAATTTGTTACAATTGCAAATCACTATTTGGTATGACTTTTACtataataatcattattaaaatcGATAAacatagttttatattatatatctaaagctatttatgtatttatacaTAGCAGATAATATGAGTTCttctttttttaccttttagtaatataatatactatttagtttGGTGTCAATGACTAGTCTAAAAATCAAAGTCGTGATTTTAATTCAGATAATAAAGGTCgaataaaacatttttcacaaTTATAATCAATTGCTATTGTGTAACatttttcacttaaaaataCAAGTGTACTCTTTTTAACCCTACATTTAACTTCCTAACTTCCTATAGTCACGTCATAATATActtcataataatatatttttttccatgaATTATGGATAGGTACTCCTTTAATAAAGGAATTTCCCAACCAAATAGCATTGTGATGATATGGTATCATTTATAACGTAAAATCACTAAAAgtttgaaatatcattttcaatttatattatatcaaattaaacaatttcGAATCAACAGTCACTAAAACGATGTCCACCCCAAAAGAAAAGGGTTGGTTGCTTTGCCAAAGCATGTTGGCTCTATCCTAGGTCTAGCTTTTTTtagctattttattttataatttaattaaaatacactTTCTGCTTAtcgtatatttaaaattctttaattttatgagtttttttaaatgacgttattttttactaattagCAGTAAAAAAGAACGAATTATTGGCAtcttaaagttaaaatatttatttatgtgcgTTCCTGTTATCATTTTcgtttcaaaatgaaaaatatgaaaaaaaatggcAAGCATAACCTGAGTTAGCTACCATTCGTGTGGACCTTATTTGAGCTCACTGATTTCTAGTTTAAGCTtgggatttgaagataattaaTGGAGTTGGAGTAATTCATGCATATCCGATTCATGCaactttatcttttctttcgcTTTCAcggtttgaaattttgttggtATTCTTTTCCTAGAACAAAGAGTGgctaatcaaataaaattaaaaaaccattCGGTAACTAACTAATCCCATAATCACCAAGGCACTTAAATCGAAGCATTTGGCTTTTTCATGACGATGCAACTTTCACTTATAATGGAGAACCACTAACCACATATTCATGATAAGatataggaaaataatattttaacatcattttttgacatcattttaatACTGCACACTTGTCAAAATGTGAtaggacgattttaaattaaaaaaagtgagataagggtatatttggaagagaaaaactatatttttttaatttgaaatcgtccaaccacattttgacacgtgtccagtatcaaaatagtgttaaaatatcattttcctaatagGAAATAACATCGTCATATTTTGccaatatttttaatcatatgtcattattttattgattcatttaaatttatatttaaaatgaaccaatcataaactgtcatatatatattataaataaattattaagaaaatgttcttaaaagaatttttttctaacaagttcaattcaatatatataattaacgaGTTTGTAATTCGttcctttcaaatatttttttagaatagagactaataaaatagtgacacgtgTCTTGTTGTCAAAAtgtttgttaaaaaagagttgttaaaatatctttatcatataattaaaggattaatatttagttttggACTAAAAGTAAAAAGAGTGTAGTTATATGTTAAGATAGTGCATGAAAAAAGTTGTACTGAAGAACATCTAACTCTAGTCGAGTGCGAAGAAAGAAAGTTAAGATTGTCTGcttaaagatgaaaaaagaaaaatggaaaaacgaAAGAAGAAACCGTTGTTGCAAAAAGGAATAATGAACAATACCAAAATTTGACTCTTCGTGTTTCTTCATCGTCACCAGACATTTCTAAGCCAAAACAGGTTCAGTTATTCAATATAGGAACTTCTTATATGCACCATACACACTTTTTTTATCCACATGCATTACAGGGAAACAACCTAAGACCAAATATATAGACCTAGAAGAACAGTGTCGGTTCCAACGtaggaagagagaagagaaagacaAGAAACTTAAGAAAAAGCTGGAAAAGGATTTGAGAAAGAGCAAATTAAGGAGAGTGAGTAGCGTGAGTGGAAGCAAAGCGATTAACCAAGGCGAGAGCGTTGCTGGTGACTTGAGCAACGTGGATAACCCTTTCCGTTATATCACTCTTCACGTTTCCGTTCATGGCGGAACCGGCGAAGCCGTCGAGACAAGTGTTGTCGTCGGTTAAGGCAGCGCTAACCCATGTCTGGACGTTGCTCATGTGCCATGCGAAGTCTTCACCCAACCCTGTTCGCCCCAACTCCCTAACCGATTGCTTGAGACGCTCCACGCTGTCACCAATGGTCTCCACACAATCTTGCACCGCTCTCCACTCCCTACCCTTCATGCTTCTCGCTTTCGACATCTTCTTCAGGAACAAAGCCGAGGATCGGGTCCTTGATATGCTCACCGACAAAGCTGTCATCGCAAGTTGGCGGTCGCTTCGGTGAATGACGCCTGCGTAGGCCAACAGCGAGTGGACACATAAAACAGGGTAGCGTGTTGCCCTGCACGACGACTTCACGAACTCTGCAGGGTTAGGGTCTGCGTGTTTGGTTATGGAACATTGTGCGGTGCTGCTCATGTAAATTACAAGGTTCATGAGAAGCAGCGAAACAAGCCTCACTGTGGTTGCCATGTCTAACTAACTTACAACGAACGATGCAGATTTTGTCTGATACTGGTGAATTGTGTGCTGTTACGTACCCAACTTCTTTCTATATAGAGGCTACCAActccaaaatcttttctttttctttatgtctCACGAAATTATGTGGCTCGCAATAGTAGTACAGGGACgtggaatgaaaaaaaaagaacactgacaaaggaaaagaagaaaagaagaaatagacgtggaaaaaataaatgtaatagaaaaataaaatgcagaTTCTAAATACTGctaaaatttgtgatttttgcaaaatttaaattacattttaatgtattttagtctacaaattttaaaaataaataaatataattcttttaattcttcaattctaaatactaattaaataatatttttgacacattaaaaaatttaacctaattaaattaaaatattatatctattatttttaaaatttaaaaattaaaatatatcaaattttcaaatatcaaaaaattataattctataaCCAACTTCaagcaataaaaatatatttaatccattaaaaaatttacatgatACATTATCATAAATGTAAGTAATTCGTGttagagagaaaacaaaatggttataaaaataaataattacctAATAATAAGATTTGCCTCCGTCCGTTAATAAtgttaacattttttcttttaaaaaagataataatattttgacaatatttttttataacggatacttatcatcattttattagtttatttaaatttatgtttaaaaaatatttaaaacagattatCACATGTGCGTtctcaaaaaattgttaaaataatgttattaaaaaaaatttttcctttaaaaaatattaggaaAATGTTGTCTCTTTACGGATTCGAATTTCCGTGAGTGTCaagttgtttttcatcaatttgtgtagtttgtttttttcttttttaacttttttattctctAATGAAATAAAGCCACATTGGATTCCACGTCAGTTTATACACAAATTATTTATACCACTGAGGAAGGCTCTTTACCGGATGTcgatgttaaatatattttcttttattacttttaaatttttaatacgtTTTtgcaaatgataaaattttattatttaaaataattagccTATCACAAACTTTTCTGGATGATggatttaataacttttatagcAATCATaactatatattgattgatAATATGTACATTACATTTCACAAccgttatttatttatttcagtttttatacatttttaactcaatttaacttaatttctattaaatagAATTCAAGTAATACCttatgttaaattgatttttaccATGtgttaatgtaataaaatatttaattaataatcaaattcttATATTTAGACATTTGAGAaagtatatttcttttttttttattcaatcaagtttcaaaaatgttaaataaaaaaaatattgtttatttcattaaatcaaTATTAACATCAATAATAAGTAACAAGTATGTTTCAAAACTTCCATTTCCTTCTCAAatctctttgttttttcttcggTGACACGGTCACATTTAAATAGTCTCATTTATATCAAATTACATAATATTACTTTTAGATTTATTCTCAGATCCGTTAAAAACAATACTGGCAGAAAAAGAATCACATTATTtctatacaaaaaaatatagagacttaatttatgtaaaaaagaatgtataaaaatcaaattactaaTTAGATTCACAcgtaaacaaataaaaaacataaatataaaaatcaaattcctAATTAAATCTAACCgatcttaatttatattttcaaaggtACATCtcattaagaaaattaaaattataagagaaATATGCCTTCTTGAGATCCAGTGTGATAATGTAgttggaaaataatattaaattgcaATATGCTTGCGTTTTTTTCATGTCCTCTTACTCACACACTGAGAGTTTATTCCGAAGTCGCATTCAATGGGTAGTTTAGATAAATGCATTTTCGGAAATTAAAGAAACGAAATTTAGCATTACCAACTAAATCGTACCCCAaacattaatgataaaatttcatataGTAACTAACTATAAGTTGCCCATGTAAACCCATTTTATTGACACCAAGTACAATTGGTTCATCCATCCTTTAACCTAGGGCAGAATCAAGCTACATGGTTCAAGATAGGAAGCTTATATTCTGGTTCTACTATCaattatcatcaaaatttcaGTGAATGATACACAGGCCgtatttcaaaaatttacaatttcttAGTTCAGATATTAGAGATCTCAGTTGtctggtattttttttatttgatacatttatCAACAgtacaattttcacaaaaattaatagaaaagtGGGAAGAAAAGTACTATATGCATTAAACTGTCATGTACCTAATAACAGACCCCCGAAGCTTCTCCATGTATTCTGCAGCCTTTTTCTGCAACAAGGAAATTAACAAGCAAAACTTTCATTACAAGCACATCTCGATATGCACCAAGTCTCAATAAAAAATCATGTTCCCACAATCCTAAGTCCATTAATAGGTAACTACCATTTGAGAgcttttaatcttatttttctattcatGTGGCCTCAAAATGTTCCAAGAGGGTTCTGCCATATTGCTTACAATACAACCGAGTGTTTCTGGGATTATTTTGCCTCAATATTGGCAGTTCCACTTGCAGGTTAACAAAAGGAAAAACGTTCTGAAATCTCTCGCCTACCTGGTTACCCTTGTGTGCATTTGCTATGTTTTCATCTAGAAGTGCCAACAAAGATCTATTAATCTCATTGTTTTCAACCATATCCAGCAACTGCattgaagacaaattagagtgAGCATGACTCAAACAAAACCAGCACACTTAAAATGGAAACGAACAAGACGTACAGTTGCTTTAACATCCTTGGATGTCAAGATTTTGGTTAGGCTTGCCCTGGCTTTTATGAGTTCACCTTGCATCTTATCGTAGGCTTCTGTATTACAAGATAGGAACAAGAAGTCAACTTAAGTGTTTGACAAATTCCTAAactatcttctttttttattatttacaaaccTATTCCTTCTTGTATGGCTTTCTCTAGAGCCTCTAGTTCAATCTGTCTTTCCTCCATGTGCTGCAGAACAACCGGTGTAAAATAAGCAGATACGAGAATGTTTTGCCCAGCTCAAACATTTTTAAGAAGCCAAAAGGTACCTCTGTTTTGTTAACAGCGAACCGAAGCTGTCCCAACTCGAATTTCAGTTGAGCAAAGAATCCTTCATCCAATCTGCATAGTCAATACAAATTGGTCATAAGAAAGTGATAgagtttaattaaaagaaaacaaagggtTAAAGATAAAGTACGAACCGCGGTCTCATTCTTGCAATTTCAAACTCGATCTCCTGAGCTTCAGTGTCAAGGAAGTATT
This genomic interval carries:
- the LOC106755526 gene encoding pectinesterase inhibitor 9-like, with product MATTVRLVSLLLMNLVIYMSSTAQCSITKHADPNPAEFVKSSCRATRYPVLCVHSLLAYAGVIHRSDRQLAMTALSVSISRTRSSALFLKKMSKARSMKGREWRAVQDCVETIGDSVERLKQSVRELGRTGLGEDFAWHMSNVQTWVSAALTDDNTCLDGFAGSAMNGNVKSDITERVIHVAQVTSNALALVNRFASTHATHSP
- the LOC106755528 gene encoding hsp70-Hsp90 organizing protein 3; the encoded protein is MADDAKAKGNAAFAAKDYATAISHFSDAIALAPDNHVLYSNRSAAYASLKNYSNALIDAKKTVELKPDWSKGYSRLGAAHLGLSQYEDAVSAYKKGLEFDPNNEPLKAGLADAQKALAEASRPRSSAASPFGDAFSGPEMWTRLTADPSTRAYLQQPDFVKMMQDIQRDPNKLNLHLNDKRVMQAIGVLLNVKIQTAPPGDADMPDSPSASPSPSERKRAAEAEPAKQPEPEPEPEPMDLSEEDKSAKQRKAEALKEKEAGNAAYKKKDFDTAIQHYTNALELDDEDISYLTNRAAVYLEMGKYEDCIKDCDKAVERGRELRSDFKMIARALTRKGTALVKMAKCSKDYDPAIETFQKALTEHRNPDTLKKLNEAEKAKKDLEQQEYFDPKLADEEREKGNEFFKQQKYPEAVKHYSESIRRNPKDPRAYSNRAACYTKLGAMPEGLKDAEKCIELDPTFVKGYTRKGAVQYFMKEYDKALETYREGLKYDANNQELLEGIRTCIQQINKASRGDLSPEELKERQAKAMQDPEIQSILQDPVMRQVLVDFQENPKAAQEHTKNPMVMNKIQKLVSAGIVQMR
- the LOC106755525 gene encoding uncharacterized protein LOC106755525, which produces MATLSFGFATTSVTAAAGYRRRSNCRWRTPTILCVGWDPEGVLGPPQTGHLARLEFRRRLERDSEAREAFQRQVEEEKERRQTLRQSRTLPDTPEELIEYFLDTEAQEIEFEIARMRPRLDEGFFAQLKFELGQLRFAVNKTEHMEERQIELEALEKAIQEGIEAYDKMQGELIKARASLTKILTSKDVKATLLDMVENNEINRSLLALLDENIANAHKGNQKKAAEYMEKLRGSVIRYMTV